One window of Nocardia sp. NBC_00508 genomic DNA carries:
- a CDS encoding serine hydrolase domain-containing protein — protein sequence MTENAIRPSHPRRYALRTVIALIAVVAVLIGAAFATTALLRIPAPPTLLNLMVDPPSTQGALFESRMVAASATPRPLPVAARPLPDRVPWKGRHVSVAEFLGTTHTNSFLVLRGGALTHEWYRDGVTATTRQSSWSVVKSIVSLLTGRAIDAGKLREDDRLVDILPRLATGGAYDRVTIRDLLDMASGVDVDENYNKYMPLTGTARMYLTEDLDGFVREHRGLRFDPGTAGQYRSVDTQLLGMALAKVEGMPLGEVLRRDIWGPIGAQDDALWNLDRAGGQEKGFCCLNATARDFAKIGQLVLDGGRAGEAQIVPPAWIERIRTPAPHQVGDWRYGAQWWHPTGGDGADLTAVGVYGQYVYVDPPSGTVIVKLSDHGTSQDEQETVEVFRTIARG from the coding sequence ATGACTGAAAACGCAATACGGCCGTCGCACCCGCGCCGCTACGCCCTCCGCACCGTCATCGCCCTGATCGCGGTCGTCGCCGTCCTCATCGGCGCGGCGTTCGCGACGACGGCGCTCCTGCGCATCCCGGCGCCGCCGACATTGCTGAACCTCATGGTGGACCCGCCCTCCACCCAGGGCGCGCTGTTCGAGAGCCGGATGGTGGCCGCCTCCGCCACGCCACGTCCGCTACCCGTCGCGGCGCGACCGCTGCCGGACCGGGTCCCGTGGAAAGGCAGGCACGTCTCGGTCGCCGAGTTCCTGGGCACCACACACACCAATTCGTTCCTCGTCCTGCGCGGCGGGGCCCTGACCCACGAGTGGTACCGCGACGGCGTCACGGCGACCACACGCCAGTCCTCGTGGTCGGTGGTGAAATCCATCGTGTCGCTGCTCACCGGCCGCGCCATCGACGCGGGAAAGCTCCGCGAAGACGATCGGCTGGTGGACATACTCCCCCGGCTGGCGACCGGCGGCGCCTACGACCGCGTCACCATCCGCGACCTGCTGGACATGGCCTCCGGCGTCGACGTCGACGAGAACTACAACAAGTACATGCCGCTGACCGGCACCGCCCGCATGTATCTCACCGAAGACCTCGACGGATTCGTCCGCGAGCACCGCGGCCTGCGATTCGACCCCGGAACGGCGGGCCAGTACCGCAGTGTGGACACCCAGCTGCTCGGCATGGCGCTGGCGAAGGTCGAGGGGATGCCGCTGGGCGAGGTGTTGCGGCGCGATATCTGGGGTCCGATCGGCGCACAGGACGACGCGTTGTGGAACCTCGACCGCGCGGGCGGACAGGAGAAGGGGTTCTGCTGCCTGAATGCCACGGCCCGCGATTTCGCCAAGATCGGCCAGCTGGTGCTGGACGGCGGACGTGCGGGCGAAGCGCAGATCGTGCCGCCCGCGTGGATCGAGCGCATCCGCACTCCGGCCCCGCACCAGGTCGGCGATTGGCGTTATGGCGCGCAGTGGTGGCACCCGACCGGCGGGGACGGCGCGGACCTGACCGCCGTCGGGGTCTACGGCCAGTACGTCTACGTCGACCCGCCGAGCGGCACGGTCATCGTCAAGCTCAGCGACCACGGGACCAGCCAGGACGAGCAGGAGACGGTCGAGGTGTTCCGCACGATCGCGCGCGGTTGA
- a CDS encoding LLM class flavin-dependent oxidoreductase, whose translation MIDVPMSVLDLAPVQSGRTVGEGLDATTELARRTEALGYHRFWVAEHHNMPGIASSAPSVLLAHLAAVTATIRVGSGGVMLPNHAPLVVAEQFGTLHALHPGRVDLGIGRAPGTDQATARALRRTENGLSAESFPQELAALLGYFRGADPQGIAATPGRGEEPEIWLLGSSGYSAQVAAMLGLPFAFAHHISPDNTEPALALYREHFRPSAQLERPYAMVALSAICSDTDERAETLAGPRDLAFLSLIRGKPQALATPEEAAAFRPSEHERAFIQQRRAGQLQGSPETVRGQLADLLRRTDPDELMINTLVYDIDDRVRSFELLKEKVAARATADAAGSR comes from the coding sequence ATGATCGACGTCCCGATGTCCGTACTGGATCTCGCGCCGGTGCAGTCCGGCCGCACCGTCGGCGAGGGGCTCGACGCGACCACCGAATTGGCCAGGCGCACCGAGGCTTTGGGCTATCACCGGTTCTGGGTCGCCGAACACCACAACATGCCGGGCATCGCCAGCTCGGCGCCGAGCGTGCTGCTGGCCCATCTGGCGGCCGTCACCGCGACCATTCGGGTGGGTTCCGGCGGGGTGATGCTGCCCAACCACGCTCCGCTGGTGGTCGCCGAGCAATTCGGCACCCTGCACGCGCTGCATCCCGGACGGGTCGACCTGGGTATCGGACGCGCGCCGGGGACCGACCAGGCGACCGCCCGTGCGCTGCGGCGGACCGAGAACGGACTGTCGGCGGAGTCGTTCCCGCAGGAACTCGCCGCGTTGCTGGGCTACTTCCGCGGCGCCGATCCCCAAGGCATCGCCGCCACCCCGGGCCGGGGTGAGGAACCGGAGATCTGGCTGCTCGGCTCCAGCGGCTACAGCGCGCAGGTCGCCGCGATGCTCGGCCTGCCGTTCGCCTTCGCCCACCACATCAGCCCGGACAACACCGAGCCCGCGCTGGCGCTGTACCGCGAGCACTTCCGGCCCTCGGCGCAGCTGGAACGCCCGTACGCGATGGTCGCCCTCTCGGCCATCTGCTCCGACACCGACGAGCGCGCCGAAACCCTCGCCGGACCCCGCGACCTGGCCTTCCTGAGTCTGATCCGCGGCAAGCCGCAGGCACTCGCGACGCCGGAGGAGGCGGCCGCGTTCCGGCCCTCGGAGCACGAACGCGCGTTCATCCAGCAGCGCCGGGCCGGGCAGCTGCAGGGCTCGCCGGAGACGGTGCGCGGTCAGCTCGCCGACCTGCTGCGGCGCACCGATCCCGACGAGCTGATGATCAACACGCTGGTCTACGACATCGACGACCGCGTGCGCTCGTTCGAGCTGCTCAAAGAAAAGGTCGCCGCTCGAGCAACGGCAGACGCCGCCGGGAGCCGGTGA
- a CDS encoding NADPH-dependent oxidoreductase, whose product MTQFVPTPTHTVQQRYRDSDPVEPPQWNHVLQVLHEHRSVRRYLPDPVPDATLRLLISAAQSAPTSSNLQVWSVIAVRDPQRKARLAALAGDQGHIVQAPVLLVWTADFARLRQLADDRGAPLEGADYLESSYVGFIDAALAAQNAVVAAESLGLGTVYIGALRNKPEQVAAELALPPQVFAVFGLVVGHPDPTEDARVKPRLPQAAVLHRETYDLDAQRAHVAEYEGRIAEFYAEQQLSHSWTERVLARLASATSLNGRHRLRESLANHGFRLH is encoded by the coding sequence ATGACGCAGTTCGTGCCGACACCGACCCATACCGTGCAGCAGCGCTACCGCGACTCCGACCCGGTCGAGCCGCCGCAGTGGAACCACGTCTTGCAGGTGCTGCACGAGCATCGTTCGGTGCGCCGCTATCTGCCCGACCCGGTCCCTGACGCCACGTTGCGCCTGTTGATCTCCGCTGCGCAGTCGGCGCCGACCTCGTCGAATCTGCAGGTGTGGAGCGTCATCGCGGTGCGCGATCCGCAGCGCAAGGCGCGCCTCGCCGCGCTCGCGGGGGACCAGGGCCACATCGTGCAGGCGCCGGTGCTCCTGGTATGGACGGCCGATTTCGCGCGACTGCGCCAGCTCGCCGACGACCGCGGCGCGCCGCTGGAAGGCGCCGACTATCTCGAGTCCAGCTATGTCGGATTCATCGATGCCGCGCTGGCGGCGCAGAACGCCGTCGTCGCAGCGGAATCGCTCGGACTCGGCACCGTCTACATCGGCGCGCTGCGCAACAAGCCGGAACAGGTCGCGGCCGAACTGGCCTTGCCGCCGCAGGTGTTCGCGGTCTTCGGCCTGGTGGTCGGCCACCCCGATCCCACCGAGGACGCGCGGGTGAAGCCCCGCCTGCCGCAGGCGGCTGTCCTGCACCGGGAGACCTACGATCTGGACGCGCAGCGCGCGCATGTGGCCGAATACGAGGGCCGGATCGCGGAATTCTATGCCGAGCAACAACTCTCGCATTCCTGGACCGAGCGCGTACTGGCCAGGCTCGCCTCGGCGACCAGCCTCAACGGCAGGCACCGGCTGCGCGAATCGCTGGCCAACCACGGCTTCCGGCTGCACTGA
- a CDS encoding siderophore-interacting protein: MARPRTTLTVQRTEWLTPHLIRVHLGGPGFSAFQPSECTDSYVKFIFPRDGIDVLRTYTVRSVDPVAGEIAVDFVFHGPEGIAGPWAAAVAPGETIDLFGPGGAYSPRPDADWHLLAGDEAALPAIAAALEAMPGDATGLVFVEVAGPDDELPLKKPDGIELTWLHRGARPPGDLLAETVRQAPWAPGQVQVFIHGEAKAVMHDLRRYVRKERGVSAEWAASISGYWRRGRTEEGFREWKAELTAAEAAR, translated from the coding sequence TTGGCCCGCCCCCGCACCACCCTCACCGTGCAACGCACCGAGTGGCTGACCCCGCATCTCATCCGGGTTCATCTCGGCGGCCCCGGCTTCAGCGCATTCCAGCCCAGCGAGTGCACCGACTCGTATGTGAAGTTCATCTTCCCGCGCGACGGGATCGACGTGTTGCGCACCTACACCGTCCGCTCGGTGGACCCGGTCGCCGGGGAGATCGCAGTGGATTTCGTCTTCCACGGCCCGGAGGGAATCGCGGGACCGTGGGCGGCCGCGGTTGCGCCCGGCGAAACCATCGACCTGTTCGGTCCCGGCGGCGCCTACTCGCCCCGCCCGGACGCCGACTGGCACCTGCTGGCCGGTGACGAGGCGGCCCTGCCCGCCATCGCCGCCGCGCTCGAGGCGATGCCGGGAGACGCGACCGGACTCGTGTTCGTCGAAGTCGCCGGTCCGGACGACGAGCTGCCGCTGAAGAAGCCGGACGGCATCGAGCTGACCTGGCTGCACCGCGGCGCCCGCCCGCCGGGGGACCTGCTCGCCGAGACGGTTCGCCAGGCCCCGTGGGCGCCGGGACAGGTCCAGGTGTTCATCCATGGCGAGGCCAAGGCGGTGATGCACGACCTGCGCCGTTACGTGCGCAAGGAGCGCGGCGTATCCGCCGAGTGGGCGGCATCGATCTCCGGCTACTGGCGCCGCGGGCGCACCGAGGAGGGCTTCCGCGAGTGGAAGGCCGAACTCACCGCGGCCGAGGCGGCACGTTAG
- a CDS encoding HD domain-containing protein: MSISRRAAMGAGVAAGAYAMVAKPAMAQPLSLNFPPTALAGKANELIAAHLMAALRNHSVRSFFFGRAIAEQQGMRPGVDYDEETMYLICALHDVGLSDIAGGDQRFELDGADYAARFLEDNGVTDGRVDTIWDAIAAHTAGFTDSPVWRRRRPPETWIAVEGIGLDIGGAPTDLPPGFADLVHAAYPRLGGSRALADLVEAQALANPRKAPPASLAGELLRQRHPELPYLTWEAILASSEWGD; encoded by the coding sequence ATGTCGATATCACGCCGTGCCGCTATGGGCGCGGGCGTTGCCGCAGGCGCCTACGCGATGGTTGCGAAACCAGCTATGGCACAGCCACTTTCGTTGAACTTCCCGCCGACTGCACTGGCGGGCAAGGCGAATGAGCTGATCGCCGCCCACCTGATGGCGGCGCTGCGCAATCACAGCGTGCGCAGCTTCTTTTTCGGACGCGCCATCGCCGAGCAGCAGGGCATGCGACCGGGCGTCGACTACGACGAGGAAACCATGTATCTCATCTGCGCGCTGCACGATGTCGGGTTGTCCGACATCGCAGGCGGCGATCAGAGATTCGAGCTCGACGGCGCCGACTACGCGGCGCGCTTTCTCGAGGACAACGGGGTCACCGATGGCAGGGTGGACACGATCTGGGACGCGATCGCCGCGCACACCGCGGGATTCACCGATTCGCCGGTATGGCGCCGTCGCCGACCGCCGGAAACGTGGATCGCGGTGGAGGGCATCGGTCTCGATATCGGGGGTGCGCCGACCGACCTGCCACCCGGATTCGCCGACCTGGTGCACGCCGCGTATCCGCGGCTGGGCGGTAGCCGCGCGCTCGCCGACCTGGTCGAGGCCCAAGCCTTGGCGAATCCGCGCAAGGCCCCGCCCGCGAGCTTGGCCGGTGAGCTCCTGCGCCAGCGCCACCCCGAACTCCCGTACCTGACCTGGGAAGCGATCCTGGCGTCCAGCGAATGGGGTGACTAA